Within Burkholderia latens, the genomic segment ACGGCCGCATCGAAGCGGCCCGCGAGCAGCTGGTCGATCATGTCGAGATCGGCGACCGGATCGCCACGCGCATCGGGATGCTTGACCCACGGCGCATCGTAGGTCCACACGTCGTCGACCATCGGCAGATGGTTCGCGAGCGCCGCGCCGGTGCGCGACGTCAGCAGCGTGAGCCGGCGGTCGTGGCCGCTTTCCTTCAGTGCGCGCATTGCCGGCGTCGTCATCAGCACGTCGCCGAGGCTGTCGAGCCGCACGCACAGGATGCGGCGCGCGCGCTCCCACGCGGCGCTCATTGCCGCCCCCACACGCCGTGACGGCGCGTCGCCTCGCGTGCGACGATGTCGGCCGCGGAATCGAGACGGGCGACCACGTGATGCGGCGTGCGCACCGCATCGATCCGCCACTCGGTCTCGTTGCCGCAGTCGACGAGAATCGTGCTGCAGCGCGCGCCGTGGCCGGCCTCGACGTCGTCGAGTATGTCGCCGATCATCCAGCTGCATTCCGGAACGGCGTCGAGTGCCGCAAGCGCGCGGCGCAGCATGCCGGGGCGCGGCTTGCGGCACAGACAGTCGCAGGTATAGCGCGGCACGGTGCCCGCCGGGTGATGCGGGCAGTAAAAAAAATCCGCCAGCGCCGCGCCGTTTGCTTCGAACAGTTCGGCGAGACGCTGGCGGACCGCGCCAAGCTGTGATTCGTCGAAGTGGCCGAGCGCGACGCCCGGCTGGTTCGACACGACCGCGATCGGCATGCCGGTCGCACCGAGCGTGCGCAGCGCGCGCGCGGCGCCCGGCGCGAGCCGCATCTGCGCGGGGTCGACGTTGTACGGCACGTTCTCGAGCAACGTACCGTCCTTGTCGAGCAGCACCGCGCCGGGCAGCCGCCGTTCGCGCTTCAGGGCCATGATGTCTCCTTCATCGGCAACACCATCACCTCCGGCACGACCGTGCCGGGCGGCTGCATCAGCACGAAGCGCACGGCGGCCGCGACGTGTTCGGGCGGCTGCAGCGTGTCCTCGTCGATGTCGGGGAAGCGGTCGAGCAGAAACGGCGTGCGCATCCCGCCGGCGACGATCGCCGACACGCTCACGCCGGCCGGCCGCAGTTCCGCGTGCAGCGCATGCGACAAGCCGAGCAGCCCCCACTTCGTCGCGTGATACGCGGACGCATTGGGCCATGCGCGCTTGGCTGCCGTCGATGCGATGTTCACGATGTGGCCGCGGCCGCGCGCCTTCATCATCGGCACGGCTGCATGGCACATCAGGTAAGGGCCGAACAGGTTCGTCATCATCACCTGCTGCCACGCGGCAACGCTGACGTCGTCGATCGGGGCGGTCACGTCGATCGCCGCGTTATTGACGACGATGTCGAGATCGCCGAGCGCCTCGCGCGCGTCGTGCACGACCTGCAGCACCGACGCCTCGTCGCGCACGTCGAGCGGCCGTCCGACCGCCTGGCCGCCGTGCCGCTCGAGCCGCTGCGCGACGGCCGCCGCGCGATCGCCGTCGAGATCGGCAACGATCACGTGCGCGCCGTGTTGCGCCAGTTCCTCGCAGATGGCCTCGCCGAGGCCGCGGCCGCCGCCCGTGACGAGTGCGGTACGGCCGGCGAGCGTGGGTCGGGCGGGATCGTGAGTCGCGTTCACTTGCACCTCCTGGTAGCGTCGGAAGAATCGTGGCGATGACACTTGTCGTGACAAGCGTCCTACAGGGGTACAGCGAAAAGCATGCCACTGCGCGGAAGCCCGCGCCGTATCGCACCGCGGCGCGGCTTCGCTGGCTTTTTTATAACCGGCTGTAAAAACGTGGCCGCGCGCGCTCAGATCGCGAGGCTGTCCGGCGTCGCCTGCGCGCGGTGCTTCGCGAGCGCACGCAGGCAGTGTGCGATGCAGCCGGCGAATGCCTCATCGAACCACGGCTGCGCGCCCGATACGCCGACCACGATCCCGTGCTGCGCCACCGCGCCCCACAGGTTCGTGTCGCCCGTGCGCAGCCGGTACGGCTCCAGCGCCTGCACGACATGGCCGTCGCGACCGGTCTCCCACGACAGCCGCGCCTTCGCACGTGCGTACGCGCGATAATCGGCGTCCCAGTCCTTCGGGTCGGGCAGCGAGAATTCGTACAGGATCGCGTCCTCGAACGCCGCGTCGCGCGGCCCCAGCGCGGGATCCATGATCACGATGTGCAGGCAGCCGCTGTCGCCGACGAAGTCGCTCTGCAACGCGGCCGACAACGTCGGCAGCAGCAGCTCGACGGCCGCGACCGCGGCCTGGCGGTCGGCGAACGCGCTACCGCCGCGGCGCGCGGTCAGGGTTTCGGTATTCGTCGGGTTCAGAAGGTTCGGCATGGATCTCTCCGGAAGAAAAAGCGAGCGCACGCAGCGCCGCGATCAGGTCGGCCGCTACCGCGGGCTTGGTCAGGTACGCATGGAACCCCGCTTCGACCGCGCGCGTGCGATCGCGGTCGCGCGCGTGGCCCGACAACGCCAGCGCCTCCAGGGGCGCGCGGCCGTCGCGCGGGCGGTCGGCGTCGAGCTGGCGCACGCGGCGCATCACCGCGTAGCCGTCTTCCTCGTCGTCGCCGAGGTCGATGTCGCAGACGAGCAGCGCCGGCCAGTCGACGCGGCGCGCGCGCCACAGCTCGTCGAGCAGCGCATGCCCGGACGCGAACGCCTGCACGTCGGCGCCCGCGACCTTCAACAGCGCGGTCAGCGCTTCACGCGCTTCGTCGTGATCGTCGACGCACGCGATGCGCAACCCTTCGAGCGGCGGCTTCGTGTCGGCGAGCGTCGCGGCGCCGGCGTCCGCCAGTTGCATCGATGCGGGCGCCACCGCGGACATCGGTAGCGACAGGTGCAACGTCACGCCGATGTCGTCGCGTTCGCGCAGGATGTAGCCACCCGCTTCCTCGATCGCGCGCTGCAGCAGTTCGAGATCGGCCAGCGACAGCTCCGGCACGTCGACGCCCGCGCACGTGATCGTGATGCGCGCGTCGGGATCGTGGCGCGCCGTGCGCACTTCGACCTGCCCGCCGCCGCTCGCGTCGATGCCGCCGCGGCACAGCTCCCAGATCAAGCGGCGCAGCGCAGCGGGGTCGGCCTTGACGACGAGATCTTCGTCGGACAGCTGGCGAAACACCGGCACGCCGCGCATCGCGGCCGCCTCCGCGAGCGAGTCGAGCACCTGTGCGACCAGCGGGTTGATCCGCACCGGCTGCCGCGCGAACTTTGCCTCGGTGCGTTCGAGTTCGCGCTGCTGCGCCTGCAACGCCCACATCTGCGCGTACACGCCGTTCTCGGCCAGCAGCTCGTCGTGCGTGCCTTGCTCGACGAGGCGGCCGTGCTCCATCACGAGGATGCGGTCCGCATCGACGATCGTCGACAGCCGGTGCGCGATGATGAGGCTCGTGCGATGCTCGGCCACGCGCATCAGTTCCTGCTGGATCGCGCGCTCCGCGCGCGTATCGAGCGCCGACGTCGCCTCGTCGAATACGACGATCGGCGGCGCCTTCAGCAACGCACGCGCGATCGCGACGCGCTGCCGCTCGCCGCCCGACAGCCGCACGCCGCGCTCGCCGACGCGCGTGTCGTACGCGTCGGGCAGCCGTTCGATGAACGCGTCGAGCTGCGCGCCGCGCGCGGCCGCGACCACGTCGGCTCGCGTCGCATCGCGCCTGCCGTACGCGATGTTGTACGCGAGCGTGTCGTTGAACAGGATCGTGTCCTGCGGCACGATGCCGAGCGCGTCGCGCAGGCTGCGCTCGGTCACGAGGCGCAGGTCCTGGCCGTCGATCCGGATCATGCCCGCATCGGGCTGGTACAGCCGGAACAGCAGCCGCGCGAGCGTCGACTTCCCCGAACCGCTGCCGCCGACCACCGCGACCGACTGTCCGGGCTCGATGCGAAACGACACGTCCCACAGGATCTGCCGGCTCGGCTCGTAGCCGAAGTCGACATGCTCGAATTCGATTGCGCCGCCGCGCACCACGAGCGGCTGCGCACCGGGCACGTCGCCATCTTCGCCGGGCTTGCCGCGCGCATCGAGCAGCGCGAATAGCCGCTCGATGTTCGTCAGCGCGTCGTTCGCCTCGCGGAACACGAAACCGAGCGCATTCAGCGGCAGACTGATCTGAATGATGTACGCGTTGATCAGCACGAGATCGCCCACCGTCATCGTGCCGCGCGCGACATACTGGCCGGCGAGCAGCATCACCGCCGCGATCCCCGCGCCGATGCATGCGCTCTGCCCGATATGCAGCGCCGACAGCGCGTACTGGTTGTCGACGCCGGCATCCCGCCATTCGTCGAGCACGCGTTCGAGCCGGCCGCGCTCGACGTCCTCGCGCGCGAAGTACTTCACCGTATCGACGTTGAGCAGGCTGTCGACCACGCGCGAATTCGATTCGGCCTCGAGTGCGTTCACGCGGCGCTGGTAGCGCATGCGCCGCCGCGTGAACACCACCGTATACGCCGCATAGACGGCGAACGTGATGAGGATGATCGTCGTGAAGCCGCCGCCGTACTTGCTGATCACGATTACGAGCACCGAGCCGATCTCGATCGCGGTCGGCACGACCGTGAACACGGCGACGCCCAGCAGGTAGCCGATGCCGGCCGTGCCCTTCTCGAGGTCGCGCACGACCGCGCCGGTCTCCCGCTGCGAGTGGAACCGCGCGCCCAGCCGGTGCAGATGACCGAACGTGCGTACCGTAAACGCGGCGACCGTATGCTGCGTGACCTG encodes:
- a CDS encoding D-glycero-alpha-D-manno-heptose-1,7-bisphosphate 7-phosphatase codes for the protein MALKRERRLPGAVLLDKDGTLLENVPYNVDPAQMRLAPGAARALRTLGATGMPIAVVSNQPGVALGHFDESQLGAVRQRLAELFEANGAALADFFYCPHHPAGTVPRYTCDCLCRKPRPGMLRRALAALDAVPECSWMIGDILDDVEAGHGARCSTILVDCGNETEWRIDAVRTPHHVVARLDSAADIVAREATRRHGVWGRQ
- a CDS encoding SDR family oxidoreductase, producing MNATHDPARPTLAGRTALVTGGGRGLGEAICEELAQHGAHVIVADLDGDRAAAVAQRLERHGGQAVGRPLDVRDEASVLQVVHDAREALGDLDIVVNNAAIDVTAPIDDVSVAAWQQVMMTNLFGPYLMCHAAVPMMKARGRGHIVNIASTAAKRAWPNASAYHATKWGLLGLSHALHAELRPAGVSVSAIVAGGMRTPFLLDRFPDIDEDTLQPPEHVAAAVRFVLMQPPGTVVPEVMVLPMKETSWP
- a CDS encoding ABC transporter transmembrane domain-containing protein translates to MTTGTDDPTRGEREDQDDRDSRDERARHTAGGVRAAASDDPKRGLRLRIAAELWRAIWHYRARVLAAIVLLIMAKAAAVSVPLLLKDIVDGLGRASGQPIALPVLLLFAYAVVRFAANALNEVRDMTFVQVTQHTVAAFTVRTFGHLHRLGARFHSQRETGAVVRDLEKGTAGIGYLLGVAVFTVVPTAIEIGSVLVIVISKYGGGFTTIILITFAVYAAYTVVFTRRRMRYQRRVNALEAESNSRVVDSLLNVDTVKYFAREDVERGRLERVLDEWRDAGVDNQYALSALHIGQSACIGAGIAAVMLLAGQYVARGTMTVGDLVLINAYIIQISLPLNALGFVFREANDALTNIERLFALLDARGKPGEDGDVPGAQPLVVRGGAIEFEHVDFGYEPSRQILWDVSFRIEPGQSVAVVGGSGSGKSTLARLLFRLYQPDAGMIRIDGQDLRLVTERSLRDALGIVPQDTILFNDTLAYNIAYGRRDATRADVVAAARGAQLDAFIERLPDAYDTRVGERGVRLSGGERQRVAIARALLKAPPIVVFDEATSALDTRAERAIQQELMRVAEHRTSLIIAHRLSTIVDADRILVMEHGRLVEQGTHDELLAENGVYAQMWALQAQQRELERTEAKFARQPVRINPLVAQVLDSLAEAAAMRGVPVFRQLSDEDLVVKADPAALRRLIWELCRGGIDASGGGQVEVRTARHDPDARITITCAGVDVPELSLADLELLQRAIEEAGGYILRERDDIGVTLHLSLPMSAVAPASMQLADAGAATLADTKPPLEGLRIACVDDHDEAREALTALLKVAGADVQAFASGHALLDELWRARRVDWPALLVCDIDLGDDEEDGYAVMRRVRQLDADRPRDGRAPLEALALSGHARDRDRTRAVEAGFHAYLTKPAVAADLIAALRALAFSSGEIHAEPSEPDEYRNPDRAPRR